From a region of the Chlamydomonas reinhardtii strain CC-503 cw92 mt+ chromosome 12, whole genome shotgun sequence genome:
- a CDS encoding aminoacyl-tRNA ligase codes for MAEEQPKVEAAQEGGEQEQVIDPWSVSGGADGRIDYNKLLEQFGCSKLTEDLVARVEKLTGKPAHPFLKRGIFFAHRDLQEILDCYEKGIPFYLYTGRGPSSEALHLGHLVPFMFTKYLQDAFGVPLVIQLTDDEKSLWRGLDIDEARRLARENAKDIIACGFDVSKTFIFSDFEFVGGAFYRNIIRIQRCVTMNQVRGIFGFSMEDNIGKIAFPAVQAAPSFPDCFPHMFGTRKDIRCLIPCAIDQDPYFRMTRDVAPRIGHQKPALIESKFFPALQGESGKMSASDTTSAIFVNDTPAQIKDKINKYAFSGGGATVEEHRAKGANLAVDVPWKYLNFFMEDDNKLARIGEEYGSGRMLTGEIKKELITVLTDMVSRHQRARAQVTDEVVDAFMAVRPMNVV; via the exons ATGGCCGAGGAGCAGCCCAAAGTAGAGGCCGctcaggagggcggcgagcaggagcag GTTATCGACCCTTGGAGCGTGTCCGGTGGCGCTGATGGCCGCATCGATTACaacaagctgctggagcag TTCGGCTGCTCAAAGCTGACTGAGGACCTCGTGGCACG TGTGGAGAAGCTGACTGGCAAGCCCGCGCACCCGTTCCTGAAGCGCGGCATCTTCTTCGCGCACCGCGACCTGCAAGAGATCCTGGACTGCTACGAGAAGGGCATCCCGTTCTACCTGTACACCGGGCGA ggCCCCTCCTCCGAGGCGCTGCACCTGGGCCACCTGGTTCCCTTCATGTTCACCAAGTACCTGCAGGACGCGTTCGGGGTGCCGCTGGTCATCCAGCTCACGGACGACGAGAAGTCGCTGTGGCGCGGCCTGGACATCGAtgaggcgcgccgcctggcccgcgag AACGCCAAGGACATCATCGCCTGCGGCTTCGACGTGTCCAAGACCTTCATCTTCTCCGACTTCGAGTTCGTGGGCGGCGCATTCTACCGCAACATCATCCGCATCCAGAG GTGTGTGACCATGAACCAGGTCCGCGGCATCTTCGGCTTCTCCATGGAGGACAACATCGGCAAGATCGCGTtcccggcggtgcaggccgcgcCCTCCTTCCCGGACTGCTTCCCGCACATGTTCGGCACGCGCAAGGACATCCGCTGTCTCATCCCCTGCGCCATCGACCAG GATCCCTATTTCCGCATGACCCGTGACGTGGCGCCGCGCATCGGGCACCAGAAGCCGGCGCTGATCGAGTCCAAGTTCTtcccggcgctgcagggcgagaGCGGCAAGATGAGCGCCAGcgacaccaccagcgccatctTCGTCAACGACACGCCCGCGCAGATCAAGGACAAG aTCAACAAGTACGCCttcagcggcggtggagccaCTGTGGAGGAGCACCGGGCCAAGGGCGCCAACCTGGCCGTGGACGTGCCCTGGAAGTACCTCAACTTCTTCATGGAGGACGACAACAAGCTGGCCCGCATCGGCGAGGAatacggcagcggccgcatgctcacag GCGAGATCAAGAAGGAGCTGATCACGGTGCTCACGGACATGGTGTcgcggcaccagcgggcgcgggcgcaggtgacGGACGAGGTGGTGGACGCCTTCATGGCGGTGCGGCCCATGAACGTGGTGTGA